The Nitrosomonas sp. PY1 genomic sequence TTGACCTGATTTTTACCTGCATATTTAGGAGCCGTGCCATGAGTTGCCTCAAATATGGCGATTGAATCGCTTAAGTTAGCTCCAGGTGCGATTCCTATTCCTCCGACTTGAGCTGCCAAAGCATCAGAAATGTAATCTCCATTCAAATTGAGCGTGGCGATAACGTCAGATTCCTCTGGTCTTAGCAGAACTTGTTGCAAGAAAGCATCAGCAATTACATCCTTGATGATAATTTCACCGTATTTCTTGGGTAATTTCATCCATGGACCACCATCCAGTAATTCTGCACCAAATTCCTTAGCAGCTAGGTCATACCCCCATTTTTTAAAGCCACCCTCGGTAAACTTCATAATATTTCCCTTGTGAACCAAAGTAACGGACCGTCTTTGATTATCGATAGCATATTGAATAGCCCTTCGAACAAGTCGTTCTGTACCCTCTTTTGAGACAGGCTTGATGCCAATAGCTGAAGTTTCCGGGAATCGTATCTTGGTTACTTTCATTTCATTAATCAAAAAATCGATAATTTTATGAGAGGATGATGTTTCAGCTTCCCATTCAATGCCAGCATAGATGTCTTCAGAATTTTCCCGGAAAATTACCATATTAGTTTTTTCGGGGTGTTTGAGTGGGCTGGGAACGCCATTGAAATAACGCACTGGCCGTAAGCAAACATATAGATCTAATTGTTGTCGCAGCGCGACATTAATCGAGCGGATACCTCCGCCAATCGGAGTTGTTAATGGGCCTTTTATAGATACTACAAATTCTTTTGCTGCAGTTAGAGTTTCTTCAGGTAACCACGCATCAGATCCATAGATTTTTGTGGCTTTCTCTCCGGCGTAGATTTCCATCCATGCGATTTTACGCTGCCCAGAATAGGCCTGATCTACGGCTGCATCAACCACCTTTCGCATGACAGGTGTAATATCTACACCAATACCGTCGCCCTCGATAAATGAAATAATAGGATTGTTGGGTACATTGAGTGTACCGTCAGTATTGACTTGGATTTTTTTACCATTAGCGGGTATTTTTATATGTTGGTACATTTTTGAAATCCTATGGAAATTATGGTGATACTTAAACTAATATGCTGATAACTAGACACCTAGTAGGATAAATTGCTTTATTTATACATTATTATATTTTGTATGAACAGAGAATTGTTTCATTATCTATCTCAATCAGTTCAAATTTATTCGTTTACTTCTTCGTAAGAATGACGTAAATATTCTTGATGTGCAACTCAATTGCTGTTTTTTATAATTCGATGAACTTACAGATTCTTATACCGAATCTTTTTTGGCCGGATAGCTCTCAACCTGAGATTTATGGTGATTTATCACTTTCTGGGTTGGAGAAAATACTATCAAAAAGTGAGAAAAGTATTTATCCATCAGAGACCTTAGAAGCGTGGCTTTGTAAATCATTTCATGTCGATAAGCAGAAATGTGATTGGCCTATTGCGCCTATTATGGTGCAAAACGATAGCATGAATTCTATTTTGCCAAATTCGGATTTCTGGATGCGTGCAGATCCTGTTCATTTACGCATTGAACAGAATCATATTATGTTGGCCGATAGTCAGATTTTTAAAATCTCAAAAGAGGAATCGCAGCAATTTGTGCAAACTATTAACCGCTGCCTCAATAATGAGAGAGTTCTTATACTACCATTGCAATCTGATCGTTGGTATCTGCGTTGTTCCGAAGCGCCAGAGCTTGAAACGTTTCTCTTAAGTGACGTAACTTGTAGAAATATCAATGACCACTTGCCAATTGGCAATCAGAGCGTTGTTTGGCATAAGATTTTTAATGAGATTCAAATGATATTGCATGATCACCCAATGAATCAGGCACGAGAATCTAGGGGGGAATTGGCGATCAATAGCGTTTGGTTTTGGGGGGGAGGGGTTATGCCTGAAGCCAGAATTGAATCTATCTTCAGTCATGCTTGGGGTAATCATGAATTTCTTAGAGCGCTAGCATTCTACAGTAACGC encodes the following:
- the icd gene encoding NADP-dependent isocitrate dehydrogenase, with amino-acid sequence MYQHIKIPANGKKIQVNTDGTLNVPNNPIISFIEGDGIGVDITPVMRKVVDAAVDQAYSGQRKIAWMEIYAGEKATKIYGSDAWLPEETLTAAKEFVVSIKGPLTTPIGGGIRSINVALRQQLDLYVCLRPVRYFNGVPSPLKHPEKTNMVIFRENSEDIYAGIEWEAETSSSHKIIDFLINEMKVTKIRFPETSAIGIKPVSKEGTERLVRRAIQYAIDNQRRSVTLVHKGNIMKFTEGGFKKWGYDLAAKEFGAELLDGGPWMKLPKKYGEIIIKDVIADAFLQQVLLRPEESDVIATLNLNGDYISDALAAQVGGIGIAPGANLSDSIAIFEATHGTAPKYAGKNQVNPGSIILSAEMMLRHIGWIEAADTLTKAMEKAIQNKVVTYDFARHMENSREVSSSAFGDEIIDQMR
- a CDS encoding phosphoglycerate mutase, encoding MNLQILIPNLFWPDSSQPEIYGDLSLSGLEKILSKSEKSIYPSETLEAWLCKSFHVDKQKCDWPIAPIMVQNDSMNSILPNSDFWMRADPVHLRIEQNHIMLADSQIFKISKEESQQFVQTINRCLNNERVLILPLQSDRWYLRCSEAPELETFLLSDVTCRNINDHLPIGNQSVVWHKIFNEIQMILHDHPMNQARESRGELAINSVWFWGGGVMPEARIESIFSHAWGNHEFLRALAFYSNAAWKEVPMNGEDFLQNITAGDHLIILDALYGKAQYRDAYGWRESLKKMEIDWFTPLYSALEAKKINQLILTTLDSTVTRSFFITTSDLWKFWRKIKPMASLSASA